GCGCTTGAACTTCTCGGCAATGGCGGCGCGCAGCTCGGGGTAGCCGGGCACAGGCGTGTAAAAGGTATAGCCGTCGTCGATGGCCTTTTTGGCCGCGTCCTTGATGTATTGCGGGGTCTGAAAGTCCGGCTCGCCGAAGCTCAGGCTAATCACGTCGACGCCTTGGGCCGCCAGCTCGCGGGCCTTTTTGGCCATGCCAATGGTTTGCGACTCTTCCAACGCGTTGATGCGGTCGGATAAGAACGAGGTTGCTAGCGTTGCGGCAGCGTTCGACATGGGGGAATGCAGGCTTGGGGTAGGAAATGGGGAAAGCGCAAAGGTACGCAGATAGGCGCGGCACGCAGTATAGCACACGGGCCCGCTTTGCACAAACCACACCCAATCAACCGGACGAAGCAACCCTGGGTTGCACCCCTCCTACTCCTGCCCCAGCACCTGAAAATTGCGCAGCACCAGCCGCAGATCGTCGGCGGGCGAGTAGTCGCGGGCGTAAATCAGCTCCAGGCGGCGGCGTGTGGCGTCGTTCAGCGCGAAGTTGGCATGCACGGCCTCGTCGGCCGGCGAAAACACGGCCCGCGGCGTGCCGGTGCGCGGCGCCATGTAGCGCAGCCCCACCCACGTGCGCCGCCCCAGCAGCACCCGCAGCACGTTGCGCAAAAAACCACCTAGGGTAGCGCGCTGGCGCAACACTACCAAGGGCGTGCCCACCAACACAACCACGCTGATGACAATATCGAGCAGGCGCTTCACGCGCCGCTGCTGGGGCTTGTAGAGGTTCAGCTCGATTTCGAGGGCGTAATAGTCGCCGGGCGAATCTTTGGAAGAGCTGCCGATGATGTAGTCGCTGTCTTCGGGCAATATCTTGAAGGCCACCTCGGGGTGCGTATCCTGCAGCTGCACCATGTTGCCCATAATCTGACTGGCCGTGAGGTCTTTGCCACAGAACACCAGCTCCGTCACGTCGTAAATGCGCAGCACTTCGGCCAGCTGACGCAACGAGCCCAACTGGTCGGCGGGCGTAGCGGCGGCCGAGCCTTCGTCGGAGGGACTGATGAAGCCCAGGATGCGTGCTTGCACCGCTGCGGCACCCAGCAGCCTACGTACGCGCTGGCTCTCGGCCTCCGAGCCCACAATGGCAATGTGCTTGGGCGGCTGCTCCGAGAGGCGCAGGTCGCGGTAGCGGATGAAGTGCTGCACCACGCGGCGCGCCACCATGGCGCCCACGGCCCACACGCCGCCCAGGATGATCAGCGCCTTCGAAAAACGCCAGGCGTCGAGGAAGTTGGAAATAGCCGAAATCAGCACTGTACCGATGAGGATACCGTGCGCAATGCGCGAAGTTTTGGCCGGTTCGTCGTAGGAGCCGCTGAGGTAGGCCGAGCTAAGCCACACCACAATGTAGGCCGGCACGGCCACCAGCATGTACTGCGGCGGATACGGCGTGGGCACAAACTTGTGGTTCTGCTCCCAGTAATCCTTCAGGAAGTACATGCCGCCCAGGATGATACCTGCATCGAGCAGCACGGGCCAGGCCTTGTCCCAGAAGCGCCGACCTAGGGCCACCCCGGCGCGCAGCCAGATGGCAAAGTTGATCAGCAGCGAAAACGCGCCGGCTTGCTTGGGCGCGAAGTGCTTTTGGGCGAAAATGACCATGGCCCGGTAAAACACGAACACGTAGTTTACCGAGGTGCGCTTGGTGCTTTCGCCCTTGTAGTGGATGATGCGCGTGCCGGGGTAATAGTAGTTTTTCCAGCCGCCCTGCGTAAGCCGGTACGAGAGGTCGATGTCCTCGCCGTACATAAAGTAGTCCTCGTCGAGCAGGCCTACTTGCTCAAGGGCGGCTTTGCGCATCAGCATAAACGCGCCGCTCAGCACCTCAATCTCGTGCGTCTGGTCTTGGTCGAGAAACCCTAGGTGGTAGCGGCCGAATTTGCGCGACTTAGGAAACAGGGCCGCTAAGCCAAACACTTTGTAGAAGGCAATCCAGGGCGTGGGCAGGCTGCGCTTGCTTTCGGGCAGAAACTTGCCCTGGCCGTCGAGCATCTTCACGCCCAGGCCGCCGGCTTTGGGGTGGGCATCCATAAACTCGCAGCACGCCCGGAAGGTATCTTCCTCCACCACCGTATCGGGGTTCAGCAGCAGCAGGTACTCGCCCTTGGCTTGGCGCAAGGCCTGGTTGTTGGCTTTGCTGAAGCCGGGGTTGTCCTGGTTTTCGATGAGGATGACCTCCGGAAAGCGCTGCCGCACCATGGCCACCGAGCGGTCGACGGAGTTGTTGTCGACCACGAAAACCTCTACCGGCTGCCCCAGCTTTTCGACAGCGCGGCGCACCGATAACAGCGTCTGCTCCAGAAAGTAGCAAACATTGTAATTAACGATGACGACGGAAAGCTTGGGGTACGCGGGCACGGGCGGAGAGGCAATACACCGAAAGTTAGCGACTTTGCTAATGCCCTACCTACGCACGAGCTGCATCTTCTAGATTTCTTAACCGCTAGGTTTCGATTCTTTAATATGCCGCCGCCCGCCGCCAGAGCAGCACTGCCTGGGCCTGAAAACAAAAAACCGCCCCGGCAACAAAGCCGGGGCGGTTTTGCATGGCGAATACGGCCTTAGCGCAGCTGCCGCTGGCGCTCCACAATCGAACGACCTAGGGTAATCTCGTCGGCGTACTCCAGCTCGCCGCCCACCGGAATGCCGCGGGCAATGGAGCTGATGTGCACCTCGGGGAACTCGCGCAGGCGACGCGTGAGGTAAAACGCCGTGGTGTCGCCTTCCATCGTGGGGCTGATGGCCAAGATAACTTCCTTCACTTCGCTGTCCTCGCCTTGCATGCGGCTCATCAGCGGCTCGATGTGCAAGTCGCCGGGGCCGATGCCCTCGATGGGCGAGATAACGCCGCCCAGCACGTGGTACACGCCCTGGTACTGGCCGGTGTTTTCGATGGCAATTACATCGCGGATGTCCGACACGACGCACACCGTGCTATGGTCGCGCAGCGGGTTGGCGCAAATCGAGCACTGCTCCGTGTCGGAGATGTTGTAGCAGGTGTTGCAGTAGCGAATATCGAAGCGCATTTTGGCCAGGGCCTCGGCCAGCGAGCTGGTCGTTTCCGTTTCGGCTTTCAGCAGGTGCAGCGCCAGGCGCAACGCCGTTTTGCGGCCGATGCCGGGCAGCTTCGAGAGTTCCGCTACCGCGTTTTCGATCAGTTTGGAGGGAAATTCCATTCGGAAATAAGCTATTGGCTATTAGCTGTTAGCTATTAGTTGCCAGCCATCAGCAAAAAAGCTGATGGCTAACCGCCAATGGCTAATAGCTGGCTAAACTACGTCGGCCGAAATGCCGCGGTCGTGAATGGCCGTACACAGGGGCTCCAGCTCATCGTACGAGCCGACCTTTACGGTGCACTGGCCTTTGTAATGAATCAGCAGGGTGCATTGCTCGGCCTGCATGGGCTCGTGGCCGCACACATCAATAAGCGTCTTGATGACGTGGTCGAAGGTATTTACGTCGTCGTTGTATACCACAAGGTCGCGCAGGTCGGTGCTTTCTTCCAGCACCAACACATCCACTTCCGGGGCAATCAGCGGTTTAGTGTTCATGGCGTAAAGGTACAGCTTCAGGTGGTAGGTTGCGGGCCGCGCGATGGTACTGCATAACATGCCGCGGCGTGGTATAGTTGCCGCGGCGCCGGAATTTGTGGGGCCGCACATCTGTTGATTCCGCTGTAATTTTCGGGCACATTCCTACCCGGTCCTCACCCACTTTTCGCGTTTTATGCACCTCATGTTGCGGCGGCTTTCGCTGCCCCTAGTATTGCTGGCTTTGGCCGGCTCGCCCGCGCTGGCGCAGCAGCAGCTCCTCACCGTAGAGGACGCTTTCCGCAACCCCGCCCTTAACCCCGCCAACCTGCGGCAGCTTAGCTGGATACCCGGCTCGAAAGACGAATACAGCTTTGTGCGCACCGCCGAGCCGGCGCAAGGCGGGCAGGACGAGCTGGTGCGTGGCCGCGTAGGCGGGCCGCTGCAAACCGTGGTAACGCTCGGCAACCTAGGGCAGGCGCTGCAGGCCGCCGGGGCCCCGGCCGTAAAAGCCACCGGCTTTCCGCAGGTGCAGTGGCTCGGGCCCGATGCTTTTCTGGTTGCGATGCCCAGCCGCGAGGTGTTCCGCTACTCCACCACCGATGGCAAGGCCACCAAGCTGTTTGGCTACCAGGCCGGGGCCGACAACGTGGATTTCGACCCGACCAAAACGCGGGTGGCCTACACCAAAGAGCAGAACCTGTTCATCAGCCAAGCCGGCAAGGAGAACGTGGCCGTTACCTCGGAAAGCAACCCGGCCATTGTGAATGGCCAGGCCGCGCACCGCTCCGAGTTCGGCATTACCAAAGGCACGTTCTGGAGCCCCAAAGGCAACAAGCTGGCCTACTACCGCATGGATCAGACCATGGTAACGGACTACCCGCTGATTAACACCGCGGAAGTGCCGGCCAAGGCCGAGCCCATTAAGTACCCCATGGCCGGCGACAAAAGCCACCAGGTAACCGTGGGCGTGTACGATGTGGCCTCGGGCAAAACCGTGTTTCTGCAAACCGGCGAGCCGAAGGAGCAATACCTCACCAACATCAGCTGGAGCCCCGACGAAAAATCGGTGTACGTGGCCGTGCTCAACCGCGAGCAAAACCACATGTGGCTGCGCCAGTACGATGCCGCTACCGGCGCGCTGGTAAAAACCCTGTTCGAGGAAACCGACAAGGAGTACGTGGAGCCGCAGCACCCGCTGCAGTTTGTGCCCGGCCAGCCCGAGCAATTTGTGTGGCAAAGCCAGCGCGATGGCTACAACCACCTCTACCTCTACAACACCGCGGGCAAGCTGCTGCGCCAGCTCACCAAAGGCCCGTGGCTGGTAACCGATGTGCTCGGCTTCGATGGCAAAGGCAAAACCATCTACTTCGCCAGCAACCAGGAAGGCACCATTCAGCGCCAGCTTTACGCGCTGCCCCTAGGTGGCGGCAAGCCGCGCCGCATCAGCAGCGGGGCGGGCACCCACACCGGCACGCTCAGCCCCTCGGGCGAGCTACTGATTGATTCGTACAGCAGCCAGATTACGCCGCGCACCATTGCCGTGCTGGGCACCAAGGATGGCAAAAGCCAATTGCAGCTGCTGAACGCACCCAACCCTTTGGCCAACTACCGCCTAGGTGCCACCAAGGTGTTTCCGATTAAGGCCGCCGATGGGCAAACCGACCTATACGCCCGCATCATCACGCCGCCCAACTTCGACCCGAACAAGAAGTACCCGGCCGTGATTTACGTGTACGGCGGCCCGCACGTGCAGCTTGTAACCGATTCGTGGCTGGGCGGGGGCAACCTCTGGATGCAGATGATGGCCGAAAAAGGATACGTGGTGTTCACCGTCGATTCGCGCGGCTCGGGCAACCGCGGCTTGCCATTCGAGCAGGCCACCCACCGGCAGTTGGGCACGCAGGAGCTGGCCGATCAGCTCAAGGGTGTTGATTACCTGAAGTCGCTGCCCTACGTGGATGCCCAGCGCATTGGCGTGCACGGTTGGAGCTACGGCGGTTTCATGACCACGACTATGCTTACGCGCGCGCCGCAAGGCACCTTTAAGGTAGGCGTGGCCGGCGGCCCCGTTATCGACTGGCGCCTGTACGAGGTGATGTACACCGAGCGCTACATGGACACCCCGCAGGAAAACCCCGAGGGTTACCAAAAGGCCAACCTGCTGAACTACGTAGAGAACCTAAAGGCGCCGCTGCTGATGATCCACGGCACCATCGACGATGTGGTGGTGTGGCAGCACAGCCAAGCCTACCTCAAAACCGCCGTCGATAAAGGCGTGCAGCTCGACTATTTTGTGTACCCTGGCCACCCGCACAACGTAGGCGGCAAAGACCGGGTGCACCTCTACACCAAAATCACAAACTACCTCGATATGTACCTTAAACCGGAAACCCCGGCCGCGGGCAGCAACACCAGCGGGCAGTAAGGGCCTCACGGGACCCCTTCGGGGCACGGCCCCCTATCCAAAGAGAGGAGGAGCCACGGCTGCACGGCTGTCATGTCGAGCAAAGCGAGACATCTGGGGTGTTGACGCCGGATAGTATTGTCATCCTGAGCAAAGCGAAGGACCTTACCACGTCAGGGCCTCACGGGACCCCTCCGGAGCACGCCCCCCTACCTCGCTCCATGCGCGACATCGTAGAGAGGGAGCGGATACTATCCGGCGTTCGCACGCGAGATGCCTCTACAAGCTCGGCATGAGGTTTTAACCCTAGGTTGTTCAGGCGTGATAAGGTCCTTGACTACGTCGACCTTCGGTTCGGCTCGCGCTTCAGGATGACAGCCGAAAAACCGCAGCCCAACCAACCCACCACCTCCTTCTTCATTCCTCATTCTTCCTTCGCCCAAAGAATGCCCGCTCCTTCCACCGACTTCAAACGCGCCCTGCGGCAGCTTTCCGATAAAGAAAAAGAAGATCTGTTGCTGAAAGCCGTGCGCCGCGACGCCGAGCTGTACGACTTGCTGCGCTACGAAATTCTGCCTGAGGTAGATCTGCGCATTATCCAGGACGAGCACGCCGAGCGCATTGCCGAGCTGTTGCAAAAAGCCAACGGCCGCGTAATGAACCGCGCCCTTTCGCGGGCCCTGGGTAAAGCCGCCAAGGAAATTGCCCGGGCCAAGCGCATCACCAAAGACAAACGCCTGGAGGTGGAACTCAGCCTTTACACACTGCGCCTGGTGCTGGAGGAGTACAGCGAGTTTTTCAACGGCTACTTCCAGTCGTTTTACGTGGCTACGGTGCGCATGCTGCTGCGCACGGCCAAGCTGGTGCCCAAGCTGCACGAGGATTTGTGGCTGGAGTACAAACCCGAAATCGATGAAATACTGACTACGCTGCGCGCCCACGAAAAGCACCGCCAGCTGCGCTACGCGTTGCCCAAAGAACTGGAGCTACCGCACCTGTAAAGCATGTCCGTTGACGGGCTCTTGCGCTTAAGCCACAATTGTTATAACAAAATGGTTATTGTATAAAAATATTAAGATAGGATGCGGAAACCCATTTAGATTTGAAGGCTGAGCTTACTGCAGTTACACGCTTCAACTCCCTTCTTCATCCAATTATGCAGAAAAACCTTACCCGTATTCTTACCGGTTGTGCATTCCTCGGCCTGACGAGCTGTGCAGGCAGCTATTCGCCCATCCGTCCGGCACGCATTGCCACGTACCAATCGGTAAGCGCTGCTAACTCACCCGTTGAGTTCGGCTACAAGTACAGCGCCCTCATTACCAACGGGCCAAACAAAAAGTACGTCAAGAAAGAGCGCAAGCAGGGCTACCAGGTAGTGGCTGTGAGCGTGAAAAACAACACCAGCGCCGACATCAACTTCTCGCGCGACCTGGAATTGTACTTCGGCGACCGTCCGGTGCAAGCCGTTCCGTCGGTGCAGGCCGCCAACGACCTGAAACAGGGCGTGGCCATTTACCTGCTCTACGTGCTCGGCATCGGGCGCCTAGGCGGCTCTACCGACCCCATGACCGGCCAGACCACCGGCGGCACGCTATTCCCGTGGGGCCCGGCCGTAGCAGTAGGCAACATGCTGGGTGCCAGCGGCGCCAACAAAAACCTCCGCAACGAGTTTGCCACCTACGACCTCACCAACAAGGTAATTAAGCCGGGCGAAACGGTGCACGGCATTCTGCCGCTGCGCGAAGTCAACGTAGCCCCGCTGCGCGTAGTACTACGCAACAGCACCGCCGCCACGCCCGCCGCGGCCCCGGCTACTACGCCCGAAGCGCCTGCGGCGGCGCCGGCCCCTGCAGCCAGCCCCGCCCCCGCCAACAACGGTGGCCAGCACTAACCAGCCCTAGGTGCTCTGAGTGCCACAAGCGAGAACGGCCCCACCTGCACTGCAGGTGGGGCCGTTCTCGCTTGTGGTCTTACTGAGTAAGAGGTCGATTACTGAGCTTGCTGCTTAGCAATTACGTTGAAGCTCAGCGTGAAATTGTCGTCGATGGCTTTGTCGGCAGCAGCGCCGAACAAGGTCGAGCCGTATTTCACGTCGTACTTGGTGCGGTCGACGGTAGCCACGCCCGAGGCCGAAGCCACACCGTCCTTCACGCCTACTTTGGCCGGGAAGCTAACCGCGTTGGTTTTGCCTTTGATGGTGAGGTTGCCGGTTACCAGGGCGTTGTTGCCGTTGGCGTCGCCTTTCAGGGGCTTCAGGTTGGTGATGACGAAAGTGGCGGTCGGGAATTTCTCAGCGCCGAAGAAGTCGTCGTTCTTCAGGTGGCCCACCAGTTTGCCGTTGTAGTCGGCATCCTTGATGTCATCCACCTTAATCGAGTTCATGTCGAAGGTGAAGGTGCCACCCGTAACCTGGTTGCCACGCACCAGCACTTGGCCTTCTTTCAGGGCCACGGTGCCGTTGTGCTGGCCACCTACTTTTTTGCCCACCCAACCTAGGGTGCTCAGCTGCGGCTGCACGGCGTAGGCGTTGTTGTTGGCCTTGGCGGTGCCAGGGGTGGTTTTCTTAACGCCAAACTTCTCCTGAGCGTGGGCCGGAGCAGTAAACAGAGCGCCTACGAGCAGCAGGGGCAGAACGAATTTTTTCATGATTTTAAGCGTGTGAGAGAACGGAGGTTGTATGAGCAGCCAGGGTTTAGCTGCGGATTTTATCGAGTAAGTCGCTGAGTTGCGCAGCCTCTTCGGCGCTGAGGTTTTCGAGGCCGCTGTGCTGGGCATTGGCCAGGTCCTCGGTGCGCTGCAGCAAATCGAGGCCGGCTTCGGTAATGCGGATGTCGACGGCGCGGCGGTTGCTGGGGCACACCTGCCGCGTTACCAGGCCTTTGGCTTCCAGCTTATCCACAATGCGCGAGGCGTTGCTGGTTTTATCGAGCATGCGTTCGATGAGCAGATTCACCGTAGCGGGCTTGGGGTGCTGCCCCCGCAAAATGCGCAGCACGTTGTACTGCGGCAGTGTAATGCCATAGGGCTTGAAGGCGGCGGCCAGACGTTGCTGCAGCCACCCTGCCGTAAAAACCACATTCAGGTAGGCTTTTTGGTAGGCGCTTTTGAACACCCGCTGCTGGATTTCGTCTTCGAGCTTCATGCGTTATCTGGAATGCGATGCAAATATATGTACATACATTATATGTAGCAACATCGTTCCGCTATTTTTTCATAAGCTGCATGCCCTACCTTTTGTTTGGCAGTTGCCGTATGGAGGGGCGTGCGGCAATAGCACAAATCAGACCACACTCCTTCCCTCGTATGAAACAGCTGACCTCCCTCCTGCTCGCTTTTGGCGCTCTGCTTACCACGGCATCGGCCGTGCAGGCCCAAAACACGCCAGGGCAAACCCAAGCTGCACAGCAAGATAACCAGCGCGAGTTGCAAAACACCGACCAGTTTGTCATGCAAAACGGCTCGGTGGTAAAGCGCAGCGGCACCAAAACCACCGGCCTGAGCCAGAACGTGCGCCTGCCCAACGGCACCAAAGTAAACGTGAAGAGCGGTATTGTGGAGCTGCCCGGCGGCAAGATTACCACCCTGAAAGAAGGCGACTACGTGCGCGCCGACGGCAGCATTGTGTACGCCACGCCGCAAAGCGCCGCCGCTGCCCGCGGCGAAACCGCCCCCGCCGACGCCAAGTTCGGCACCCTCGACCAGGGCGCGGTGCCCAGCACTGCCGAGGCCGAGCAGCGCATTGCCGACCTAGGCCGCCGCGTCGAGCTGATGGCCCAGAAGCTGCAGCTGCTCAACCAAAAGATTTCGCTGCTAAGCCAGGGGCACCCCAAACTGCCCGATACCAGCCAGCTCGACAGCCAGATTAAGGCCCTCGACGAGCAAATGCGCAACGTAAAATAAGCTGTTGGTTATTAGTTGTTAGCTGCTGGCTGTCAGCTGCTAGCTTTCGACCTAGGGCTGACAGCCAGCAGCTAATAGCTAACAACTGGTATCTCCGGTTGCGCCGCGAGGTGGCCGTTGGCTTCGTGCACCAGGCCGTACGGCTCGTCGCGCACGATGAGGAAGCCATCCAGGTCGCAGACCTCGGCCAGGCCGCTGAGCTGCAGCGCCGACCAGATACCTAGGCTTGTTTCGACCATGCAGCCAATCATGGTGCGCAAACCGTGCGCTTGCGCCTGCCGCAGTAGCCGCACGCCGTTGAGGTAGCCGCCGGCTTTCATCAGCTTCATGTTCAGCACGTGAAACTGCCGCGCAATGGCCGCGAAATCGGCCGTGTCGGTCACCGATTCGTCGGCGATGAGCGGCCAGGGGCTACGGCTGTGCAGGTGGCGGTAGTCGTCGGCGCAATGGGCGGGCAGCGGCTGTTCCAGCAGCTGCACATTCAGGCCGGGCAAGTCGCGTACGGCTTCCACAAAGCGCAGCAGGCCGTCGGCGTCGTGCCAGGCTTCGTTGCCATCCACCAGCAAGGGGTGGCCGGGGAGCAGCCGCGTCAGCTCGCGCAGCAAATCGGCGCCGCCTTCCTGGTTTACTTTCACTTTCAGCAGCGGGAAGCGGGCCATGCCCTGCGCCGCTACAAACGCCGCCACGGCGCCGGGCTCCATAATGGGCAAGGTAAAGGCTGTGGGCACGGCTGCCGCGGGCGTGGGCACCTGCAGCAATTCGGGCACGCTTACCTGCTGTTGCTTGGCCAGGTAGTGCACGTACGCCGACTCCACCGCGAAGCGCAGCGCGTGGGCAGGCTGGGCCACCTCGAGCAGGGCCGTGAGGTCGTCGAGGTGCTGCACGTGCCCCAGGCCGGCTTGCTGCAAGGCGGCAAACTGGGCCAGCAGCAGCTCGGGCGTTTCGGCGTAGCGCACGTTGGGCGCGGCCTCGCCCCAACCGGCCTGCGGGCCCTCGCCTACGCGCACCAGCAGGTTGGTTTTGGCATCGGAAGCGTTGCGCGAAATCTTCCAGGTAAAGCGAAGCGGCAGCTCGAGCGAGCTGATGGACCAGTGCAGCATAACGAAGCAATACGAGCCCACCCGGGCAGGGGTGCAAATTAAGCCGGCCGCGCACATCCGCAGACTGCCGCCCAAACGTCTATCTTTGTCCACCTTCGGCACCCCCATCCGAGCCGAAGACTGGACTTATTGCTGCTTATGAAGCTTACGCGCGTTGCCGTGCCGGCCATAGCCTTGCTGCTGCTGGCTGCCCTCCTCACCGCCTTGTCGCATTACGGCGTGGTTGCCCTGCCGCCCGCCGTGCCCATGGCCGCCCGCTGGGCAGCCCTGGTGGCCATCGTCGTTTGGGCTTCGGTCCGCCGCTCCCTCACCTTCTGGATTGTGGTGAGCATGCTGGTTGGGGCCGAAGTGGGCGCCGATTTCCCGCAGGAGGCCCAAAGCCTTAAGGTGCTGTCGGATGTGTTCCTGCGCTTGGTCAAAACCATCATCGCCCCGCTGGTATTTGCCACGCTGGTGGTAGGTATTGCCGGCCACTCCGACCTGAAAAAGGTGGGCCGCATGGGCCTCAAAGCCCTCATTTACTTCGAGGTGGTTACCACCTTCGCGCTGTTCATCGGCTTGGCGGCCATCAACCTGTCGCGCGCGGGCGTGGGCATCAGCCAGGCCGGCAACACCGAAACCGAAACGCTGCAGACCGTGAAGCAAACCACGGCCGACATCATTCTGCACATCTTCCCCGAAAACATTGCCAAATCAGTGGCCGAGGGCCAAGTGCTGCAGGTGGTGGTGTTTGCCATCATCTTCGCCATTGGCCTGGCCATGGTGAAAGAGCAGCACCGCAAACCCATCCTGGAGTGGTCGGAAAGCCTGTCGGAGGTGATGTTCAAGTTCACCAACGTGGTTATGTTCTTCGCGCCCCTGGGTGTGGGCGGCGCCATTGCCTACACGGTTGGCAAAATGGGTTTTGCGCCGCTGCTCAATGCCTTGCAGCTGCTGCTCACGCTCTACGTGGCCCTTATTGCCTTTGTGGTGCTGATTCTGCTGCCGATGGCCCTGATTGCACGCATCCCGATTAAGCGCTTTGTGCAGGCCATTGCCGAGCCGGTGAGCATTGCCTTTGCCACTACCTCGTCGGAGGCGGCGCTGCCCCGCGCCATGGAGGCGATGGAAAGCATCGGCGTACCGCGCCGCGTGGTGGCCTTCGTAATGCCCACGGGCTACTCCTTCAACCTCGATGGCACCACGCTGTACCTCTCGCTGGCGGCCGTGTTCGTGGCCCAGGCGGCCGGCATCGAGCTGACCCTAGGTCAGCAATTGGTAATGGTGTTCACGCTGATGCTCACCTCGAAAGGCGTGGCCGGCGTGCCGCGCGCCTCGCTGGTAATTCTGCTGGCTACGGTAGCCTCGTTCAACCTGCCCTCGTGGCCGGTGTTCATCATTCTGGGCATTGATGCGCTGATGGACATGGCCCGCACCGCCGTAAACGTAATGGGCAACTGCCTGGCCACGGCCGTAATTGCCCGCTGGGAAGGCGAGTTTGTGGATAACTACCAGGGCGAGCCTATCGATGACTTGTTTGAGGAAGAAACCTCTACCCCGGTGGCCGCCTCGCGCAACCACTAGCCCTAGGTGCTGCACTGCGCAGCTACCGCCAGGCAAGCACAGCAGCCCGGGTTCCGCAACGTGCGGGGCCCGGGCTGCTGCTTTTTCAGGCCGGCAATGCGGCAGGTTTACCTAAAGCTGCCACTTCTGCTCAACCCTGATTTATCCTAAGCTTTATCGTTTGCGCCACAATTCAAATCAGCTAACTTAATAACCGGCCTTACGCGGCAGCTGGCTTTGCGGCACCGTGTGTTGCCTATGTTCTTCAACCGTTCGTGCCCCATGAAAACTTCTGCTATTGGTCGGTTTGTAGCGCCGGCGCTTCTGCTGATGTTGTTTGGCTTTCGGGCAGCGGCACCGGCCAACACTTTTAGTGTGAAGGTGAACGGCAAGTCGCTGACGGGCAAGCCGGGCTTCAACACCTGCATTCTGATGATGAATGCGCTGAATTTGGGCGGCAATCTGGCCGACGGCAGCCACGTGATGATCGAAATCATGCCGGCGTCGTTTCCGGAGGTGCCGGCCACCCTGCCGCTGGGCGTGCAGAGCATGGAGAAGTACGCCAAGGTTTTCTATTACCCCAAAGGCACCCAGGACGCCCTCAATTACTACGTCTCCACCAAGGGCGGCACCCTGACCATTACGCGCTACGACGCCGCCACCCGCACCATTGCGGGCAGCTTCGGCGGCAAGCTGGTGCGCGTAAAAGGGTTGGGCGAAGTACCCTCCGATGTGGTGCAGCTAACCGACGGCCGTTTCGATGTAGCCTTCGTGAAGCGCTGACGCCCTAGGTGCTGCGGCGCGCCTGCCCAGCATGCAGGCCTGGGGCCCAGCAAACTTTTTGCCCGGCATTAAACCCCAGGCAC
The sequence above is drawn from the Hymenobacter sp. YIM 151858-1 genome and encodes:
- a CDS encoding dipeptide epimerase — its product is MLHWSISSLELPLRFTWKISRNASDAKTNLLVRVGEGPQAGWGEAAPNVRYAETPELLLAQFAALQQAGLGHVQHLDDLTALLEVAQPAHALRFAVESAYVHYLAKQQQVSVPELLQVPTPAAAVPTAFTLPIMEPGAVAAFVAAQGMARFPLLKVKVNQEGGADLLRELTRLLPGHPLLVDGNEAWHDADGLLRFVEAVRDLPGLNVQLLEQPLPAHCADDYRHLHSRSPWPLIADESVTDTADFAAIARQFHVLNMKLMKAGGYLNGVRLLRQAQAHGLRTMIGCMVETSLGIWSALQLSGLAEVCDLDGFLIVRDEPYGLVHEANGHLAAQPEIPVVSY
- a CDS encoding dicarboxylate/amino acid:cation symporter yields the protein MKLTRVAVPAIALLLLAALLTALSHYGVVALPPAVPMAARWAALVAIVVWASVRRSLTFWIVVSMLVGAEVGADFPQEAQSLKVLSDVFLRLVKTIIAPLVFATLVVGIAGHSDLKKVGRMGLKALIYFEVVTTFALFIGLAAINLSRAGVGISQAGNTETETLQTVKQTTADIILHIFPENIAKSVAEGQVLQVVVFAIIFAIGLAMVKEQHRKPILEWSESLSEVMFKFTNVVMFFAPLGVGGAIAYTVGKMGFAPLLNALQLLLTLYVALIAFVVLILLPMALIARIPIKRFVQAIAEPVSIAFATTSSEAALPRAMEAMESIGVPRRVVAFVMPTGYSFNLDGTTLYLSLAAVFVAQAAGIELTLGQQLVMVFTLMLTSKGVAGVPRASLVILLATVASFNLPSWPVFIILGIDALMDMARTAVNVMGNCLATAVIARWEGEFVDNYQGEPIDDLFEEETSTPVAASRNH